In Pseudanabaena yagii GIHE-NHR1, the following proteins share a genomic window:
- a CDS encoding SPFH domain-containing protein yields the protein MLGTVTWPVVNGNDQAIAQQNNQLIAQQNQSQQRSNSAQVPPMQLMQAGDFNFPIWVWVIGGVVLVFVFLPQVGWILGLIVIGEREVGIVVKKFSFRGDLPPGQLVALNGEAGYQADTLAPGWYFGYYPWQYGIRKESVVVIPQGEIGLIIANDGKSIPPDRILGKTVPCDNFQNARQFLLAGGEKGRQIGILTAGTYRINTALFTIITSANAGQNGMSPNDLKLYSVETEKVGIVTTLDGIPIEAGAIAGAIIPEHDNFQNAQLFIDGGGRRGLQEQVILSGSWNLNPWFAKVEQVKMTEIPIGYVGVVISFVGGAQDDVSGALFTHGHLVNVGDKGVWIEPLYPGKHPLNTHIMKVELVPTTNIVLNFSDRIEEHGYDSKLRALNVRSNDGFAFNLEVAQIIHVGALDAPRVISRVGSMQNLVDHVLRPTVGNYFRNSAQAYTVLDFLIARSDRQAEAAEYIRNAMQAYDVQAVDTLLGQIEPPETLMQTLTDRKIAEEQRKTYEVQRISQTQRQELVRETSLADIQREIVTAEQGVRIAELQANAKVKEASGEAEAIRVTGEAKADAYRAGVNALGGNSYVALQMMQAIGEGKVRVVPDVAVNGGDRGGGLLDGVLGMMLWNQTKEAKETKVDNFPNLSSH from the coding sequence ATGCTTGGGACAGTGACATGGCCTGTAGTAAATGGTAATGATCAGGCGATCGCTCAGCAAAACAATCAACTCATTGCTCAACAAAATCAATCACAGCAGCGATCGAACTCTGCTCAAGTACCGCCAATGCAGTTAATGCAAGCAGGCGATTTTAACTTTCCCATTTGGGTATGGGTAATTGGTGGCGTGGTGTTGGTATTTGTGTTTTTGCCACAGGTGGGATGGATTTTAGGCTTGATTGTAATCGGTGAGCGTGAAGTCGGCATCGTTGTTAAGAAATTCTCCTTTCGTGGTGACTTACCCCCCGGACAATTAGTCGCTCTCAATGGCGAAGCAGGCTATCAAGCCGACACCCTCGCCCCTGGTTGGTATTTTGGCTATTACCCTTGGCAATATGGAATTCGCAAAGAATCGGTAGTGGTAATTCCCCAAGGCGAAATCGGCTTAATTATTGCTAACGATGGCAAATCGATTCCCCCCGATCGCATTCTCGGTAAAACCGTTCCCTGTGACAACTTCCAAAATGCGAGACAGTTCCTCTTAGCTGGTGGTGAAAAGGGTAGACAGATTGGCATCTTAACCGCAGGAACCTATCGGATTAATACGGCTCTATTTACAATTATTACTTCGGCGAATGCTGGTCAAAATGGAATGTCGCCCAATGACTTGAAACTCTATTCTGTGGAAACGGAAAAAGTAGGTATTGTCACCACCCTAGATGGTATTCCCATTGAAGCAGGGGCGATCGCAGGGGCGATTATTCCTGAACATGACAACTTCCAAAATGCTCAATTATTCATTGATGGCGGCGGTCGGCGCGGCTTACAGGAACAGGTAATTCTATCGGGTTCATGGAATCTCAATCCTTGGTTTGCCAAAGTGGAACAGGTGAAAATGACCGAGATTCCCATTGGTTATGTGGGCGTAGTAATTTCCTTTGTCGGTGGTGCTCAAGATGATGTCAGTGGCGCTCTCTTTACCCACGGGCATCTAGTGAATGTTGGTGATAAAGGCGTATGGATTGAGCCGCTTTACCCTGGTAAACATCCTCTCAATACGCACATTATGAAAGTGGAACTCGTACCCACGACTAATATAGTGCTGAACTTTAGCGATCGCATTGAAGAGCATGGCTATGATTCTAAACTTAGAGCTTTGAATGTACGTTCTAATGATGGCTTTGCCTTTAATTTGGAAGTAGCCCAGATCATCCATGTGGGAGCCTTAGATGCGCCTAGAGTAATTTCGCGGGTTGGCTCGATGCAAAATCTCGTCGATCATGTACTGCGTCCAACTGTTGGCAATTATTTCCGCAATTCCGCACAGGCTTATACCGTGTTGGATTTTCTAATCGCCCGTAGCGATCGCCAAGCCGAAGCTGCTGAGTATATCCGTAATGCCATGCAAGCCTATGATGTCCAAGCCGTTGATACGTTGCTCGGTCAAATTGAACCACCCGAAACCCTCATGCAAACGCTGACAGATCGCAAAATTGCCGAAGAACAGCGTAAAACCTACGAAGTCCAGCGTATATCCCAAACTCAACGTCAAGAACTCGTGAGAGAAACATCGCTCGCTGATATTCAAAGGGAAATCGTCACGGCAGAGCAGGGTGTCCGCATTGCCGAACTGCAAGCTAATGCCAAAGTTAAAGAGGCAAGTGGTGAGGCGGAAGCAATCCGTGTTACAGGTGAAGCCAAAGCTGATGCCTATCGTGCTGGGGTTAATGCCCTCGGTGGTAATTCCTATGTAGCGTTACAAATGATGCAAGCGATCGGTGAAGGGAAAGTCCGCGTTGTGCCAGATGTCGCTGTTAATGGTGGCGATCGCGGCGGTGGCTTGCTGGATGGTGTATTAGGAATGATGCTTTGGAATCAAACTAAAGAAGCAAAAGAAACAAAAGTCGATAATTTCCCTAACTTGTCTTCCCACTGA
- a CDS encoding heavy metal translocating P-type ATPase → METTTLKLRGMSCASCASSIERVVSNVSGVEVCNVNFGAEQATVTYNPRAVDVNKIQQAIADAGYSSQLLKEENPLVADDEEQATRRKEEQDLNRKVIVGGAISLFLVIGGLPMMTGLSLPFIPAWMHNSWLQLVLTIPVQFWCGASFYINAGKAFKRHAATMDTLVATGTGAAYGYSIFATVNPAFFTSQGLTPDVYFEASSVIITLILLGKLFENRAKGSTSEAIRKLMGLQAKTARVIRHGREMDIAIAEVQLDDVILVRPGEKIPVDGEIIEGSSTIDEAMVTGESVAVKKQVGDEVIGATINKTGSFKFRATRIGKDTFLAQIVKLVQQAQGSKAPIQRLADRVTGFFVPIVIAIAISTFIIWYNFMGNVTLAVITTVGVLIIACPCALGLATPTSIMVGTGKGAENGILIKGADSLEQAHNLQTIVLDKTGTITEGKPSVTHFVTTVGMPDHKVLELLRMAATVERYSEHPLAEAIVRYAKALKVDLTDAQDFEAIAGSGVRGYIGEHLVQIGTYRWMQELGIATESLEQAWDTLERKGNTAIWIAVNGKVQGVMGIADAVKPSSIRAIHTLQRMGLEVVLLTGDNRRTAEVIAHEVGIDRVFAEVRPDQKSAQIQRLQNEGSIVAMVGDGINDAPALAQADVGIAIGTGTDVAIAASDITLISGDLQGIVTAIQLSRATIQNIRQNLFFAFIYNILGIPIAAGILFPFFGWLLSPVIAGGAMAFSSVSVVTNALRLKNFKASD, encoded by the coding sequence ATGGAAACGACTACGCTGAAATTACGAGGGATGAGTTGCGCCTCCTGTGCCAGTAGCATTGAAAGAGTCGTTAGCAATGTCTCAGGTGTTGAAGTATGTAATGTCAACTTTGGCGCAGAACAAGCTACTGTTACCTATAACCCTAGAGCCGTTGACGTTAACAAAATTCAACAAGCGATCGCCGATGCAGGCTATTCTTCGCAATTACTAAAAGAAGAAAATCCCTTAGTTGCTGATGACGAGGAGCAGGCAACCCGACGCAAAGAAGAGCAGGATCTCAATCGGAAGGTGATCGTTGGTGGTGCGATTAGTCTATTTCTAGTAATTGGCGGATTACCGATGATGACAGGACTGAGTTTGCCCTTCATTCCTGCATGGATGCACAATTCTTGGTTGCAACTAGTCTTGACGATTCCTGTCCAGTTTTGGTGTGGTGCAAGTTTCTATATTAATGCTGGCAAAGCCTTCAAACGTCACGCTGCCACGATGGATACTTTGGTTGCCACTGGCACAGGAGCCGCCTATGGATATTCCATTTTTGCTACGGTTAATCCAGCCTTTTTTACTTCACAGGGTTTAACTCCCGATGTTTATTTTGAAGCATCCTCAGTAATTATTACTTTGATCTTGCTCGGCAAACTCTTTGAGAATCGCGCTAAGGGCAGCACCTCTGAGGCAATCCGCAAGTTAATGGGTTTGCAAGCAAAAACAGCGCGAGTGATTCGGCATGGTCGAGAAATGGATATTGCGATCGCCGAAGTACAACTTGATGATGTGATCTTGGTGCGTCCGGGGGAAAAGATTCCCGTTGATGGCGAGATTATCGAAGGAAGTTCCACCATTGACGAAGCGATGGTCACAGGTGAAAGTGTTGCCGTGAAGAAACAAGTCGGTGATGAGGTGATCGGCGCAACCATCAATAAAACTGGTAGTTTCAAGTTTCGCGCTACCCGCATTGGCAAGGATACGTTCTTAGCGCAAATTGTGAAATTGGTGCAGCAAGCCCAAGGTTCTAAGGCTCCGATTCAACGCCTTGCCGATCGCGTCACAGGCTTCTTTGTACCAATCGTCATTGCGATCGCCATTTCCACTTTTATCATCTGGTACAACTTCATGGGTAACGTCACCCTTGCGGTGATTACCACCGTCGGTGTGCTGATTATCGCCTGTCCCTGTGCCTTGGGCTTAGCCACCCCTACATCGATTATGGTGGGAACGGGCAAAGGTGCCGAGAATGGAATCTTGATCAAGGGTGCGGATAGTTTGGAACAGGCGCATAATTTGCAAACAATTGTTTTGGATAAAACAGGCACAATTACCGAAGGCAAGCCCAGCGTCACCCATTTCGTAACCACCGTAGGAATGCCCGATCATAAAGTTTTAGAACTATTAAGAATGGCGGCAACTGTGGAACGCTATTCTGAACATCCCTTAGCTGAAGCGATCGTGCGTTATGCCAAGGCGCTCAAAGTGGACTTAACTGATGCTCAAGATTTTGAAGCGATCGCAGGTAGCGGCGTGCGTGGCTACATTGGCGAACATCTAGTACAGATTGGAACCTATCGCTGGATGCAGGAATTGGGAATTGCGACAGAATCCTTAGAACAAGCTTGGGATACCCTAGAGAGAAAAGGTAATACCGCCATCTGGATTGCCGTCAATGGCAAAGTCCAAGGCGTGATGGGCATTGCCGATGCGGTCAAACCTTCCTCAATCAGAGCGATCCACACCTTACAGCGCATGGGCTTAGAAGTGGTGTTGCTCACAGGTGACAATCGCCGCACAGCAGAAGTAATTGCCCACGAAGTTGGCATCGATCGCGTATTTGCGGAAGTACGTCCCGATCAAAAGTCTGCTCAAATTCAACGTTTACAAAATGAAGGTAGCATCGTGGCAATGGTGGGCGATGGCATCAATGATGCGCCTGCTCTTGCTCAAGCAGATGTCGGTATTGCGATCGGTACGGGGACAGATGTAGCGATCGCCGCCAGTGATATCACCCTCATTTCAGGTGATTTGCAAGGCATCGTCACCGCCATCCAACTATCTCGCGCCACAATCCAAAATATCCGCCAAAATCTCTTCTTCGCTTTTATCTACAACATCTTAGGTATTCCCATCGCCGCAGGGATTCTCTTCCCCTTCTTCGGTTGGCTACTCAGTCCCGTGATTGCAGGCGGCGCAATGGCATTTAGTTCTGTTTCAGTGGTGACGAATGCTTTGCGATTGAAGAATTTTAAGGCTAGCGATTAG
- a CDS encoding PadR family transcriptional regulator produces the protein MARKKSDDPLDLTPTEEMVLYAVRDRERYGLEIIDAIEKASGGRRKIGFSSLYPTLKKLEEKGFVTSRWGDETPEELTGARRRYYVIAGEGSRALNAKEVFLSGLRSVMSMGV, from the coding sequence ATGGCACGCAAAAAGTCTGATGATCCCTTAGACCTTACGCCCACTGAGGAGATGGTGCTTTATGCTGTGCGCGATCGCGAGCGTTATGGTCTAGAAATTATCGATGCGATCGAAAAAGCTAGCGGCGGCAGGCGCAAGATCGGTTTTAGTTCGCTATATCCGACGCTGAAGAAACTTGAAGAAAAGGGTTTTGTGACTTCGCGTTGGGGTGATGAAACTCCAGAAGAACTCACTGGCGCAAGACGGCGTTACTATGTCATTGCAGGGGAAGGTAGTCGTGCTCTTAATGCTAAGGAAGTGTTTTTGAGTGGGTTGAGATCTGTCATGTCGATGGGAGTCTAG
- a CDS encoding DUF305 domain-containing protein encodes MKSTEPRDSNLENLPVGDRKHYRLWILAIAGIVAGGAIVMTSAMTNLVQAQTTNPPKKPLDAASCPNATNAAMRTNQGMPNPMMMSGEFADRHFIEMMIPHHDGAVKMADLALKRSKNADVLKLAEAIKRDQTLEIAQMRAWYKDWYKADVPDMPSRPMKSSNSMMDMNHGKMGMGNMMGMHNMMATDLKTLETANDRDFDKEFLAEMIPHHKMALMMSNMIVDIDRPEMRKLAQNILRSQSQEIDQMQGWYSTLR; translated from the coding sequence ATGAAATCAACAGAACCTAGAGACTCTAACCTAGAAAATCTACCAGTAGGCGATCGCAAACACTATCGATTATGGATCTTAGCGATCGCTGGTATTGTTGCTGGTGGTGCGATCGTCATGACCAGTGCCATGACAAACCTCGTCCAAGCACAAACAACGAATCCTCCCAAGAAGCCCCTTGATGCTGCTTCTTGTCCCAACGCCACAAATGCTGCCATGAGGACAAATCAAGGGATGCCCAATCCCATGATGATGAGTGGCGAATTTGCCGATCGCCATTTCATTGAGATGATGATCCCGCACCATGATGGAGCCGTGAAGATGGCGGATCTGGCGCTGAAGAGATCGAAAAATGCTGATGTTCTGAAATTGGCTGAAGCAATCAAACGCGATCAAACCCTTGAAATTGCCCAAATGCGAGCTTGGTATAAGGATTGGTACAAAGCTGATGTCCCCGATATGCCTAGCCGTCCTATGAAATCCTCTAATTCCATGATGGACATGAATCACGGCAAAATGGGCATGGGCAACATGATGGGTATGCATAATATGATGGCTACCGATCTCAAAACGCTCGAAACCGCTAATGATCGTGATTTTGACAAGGAATTTTTAGCGGAGATGATTCCTCATCACAAGATGGCATTGATGATGAGCAATATGATCGTGGATATCGATCGCCCTGAAATGCGTAAGCTTGCTCAAAATATTTTGCGATCGCAAAGCCAAGAAATTGACCAGATGCAAGGCTGGTACAGCACTCTTCGCTAA
- a CDS encoding DUF305 domain-containing protein — protein sequence MKIINSFGFDQFPKSLKRSMLVAIAIGGLSTSCSNPNDTATNSPSTEAPKAQAQPVSSASPTTAKPTNHSGMNHGEMSLGAADSDYDLRFIDAMIPHHEGAVVMAKAVLKNSQRPELKKLANEIIQAQEKEIAEMKKWRKAWYPNVSDTPMAWHKEMNHMMPMTPEQRATMRMDLDLGKAGQDFDLRFINAMIPHHEGAVVMAEDAIAKSKRADITKLAKGIISSQQIEINQMKKWRKDWYKQ from the coding sequence ATGAAGATTATCAATTCCTTTGGGTTTGATCAGTTTCCCAAGTCGCTAAAGCGATCGATGCTGGTAGCGATCGCTATTGGTGGACTTAGTACTTCCTGTAGTAACCCTAATGACACTGCGACGAATTCTCCAAGTACTGAAGCTCCAAAAGCACAAGCTCAGCCCGTTAGCTCAGCCAGTCCGACTACCGCTAAACCCACAAACCATAGTGGGATGAATCATGGGGAAATGAGTTTAGGTGCAGCCGATTCTGATTATGATTTGCGCTTTATCGATGCGATGATTCCTCACCATGAGGGGGCAGTAGTGATGGCAAAGGCAGTCTTAAAAAATTCTCAACGTCCAGAACTAAAAAAACTTGCCAACGAGATTATTCAGGCGCAAGAGAAAGAGATTGCAGAAATGAAGAAATGGCGTAAAGCATGGTATCCCAATGTCAGTGATACGCCAATGGCTTGGCATAAGGAGATGAATCACATGATGCCGATGACTCCTGAACAAAGAGCAACCATGCGAATGGATTTGGATTTGGGTAAGGCTGGTCAAGATTTTGACTTGAGGTTTATCAATGCGATGATTCCTCACCATGAGGGGGCAGTGGTGATGGCAGAAGATGCGATCGCTAAGTCGAAGCGAGCAGACATCACGAAATTAGCAAAGGGAATTATCTCTTCTCAACAAATTGAAATTAATCAAATGAAGAAATGGCGCAAGGATTGGTATAAACAATAA
- a CDS encoding cupredoxin domain-containing protein yields the protein MLRKATFFGTLIGIGFLFGAISGAIASEKMPDDHNMPTETGKPTQFKAIEQPLTNKILVTVGGVGLIGAELWWFLLSKPKSKKAETESGIQEVTVVVDGGYEPSRIVVNAGQLVRLNFLRRDPSSCLEEVRIADFHIAQYLELNKTTTIEFTPPKAGNYEFACGMNMFRGAIEAK from the coding sequence ATGTTAAGAAAAGCTACATTTTTTGGAACCCTTATTGGTATTGGCTTTCTGTTCGGAGCCATCTCTGGGGCGATCGCCTCGGAAAAAATGCCTGATGACCACAATATGCCAACTGAGACTGGTAAACCTACACAATTTAAGGCGATCGAGCAACCGTTAACCAATAAAATACTTGTCACTGTTGGTGGTGTTGGCTTAATCGGTGCAGAGCTTTGGTGGTTTCTCCTCAGTAAGCCTAAGTCTAAAAAAGCCGAAACCGAATCTGGTATTCAAGAAGTAACCGTCGTTGTTGATGGTGGTTACGAACCTTCAAGAATTGTCGTCAATGCTGGTCAACTTGTTCGCCTTAACTTTCTCCGCCGCGATCCCAGCAGTTGTTTAGAAGAGGTACGAATCGCTGATTTCCACATCGCCCAGTATCTGGAATTGAATAAAACCACAACCATCGAATTTACGCCGCCCAAGGCAGGAAACTATGAGTTTGCCTGTGGAATGAATATGTTTCGCGGTGCGATCGAGGCAAAGTAA
- a CDS encoding IS4 family transposase translates to MKEINLFREKLQQHLQWNRARLAFVSMFLIALMRVKTVNLAEIATGFSGYAKVESHYKRLQRFFRDFEVDYEKIALMVVKVMQIPEPWVISIDRTDWEFGKTVFNVLTLGIVHYGIAFPLVWMMLDKKGNSNTRERCELCNRFLEIFGDRKIDFLSADREFVGEDWLDYLLCEPCNRFRIRRKNTLLNDGQKKLRADICFQDLQVGQSKVLSKPRKVWNHWLRIAAMRLDDGDLLIVATTHDPDTAIADYAKRWAIETLFGCFKTRGFCLESTHLQDPERLSKLIALLTLALCWAFSSGLWLAQLNPLKPKKHGRLPKSIFRLGFDFLRHIIFDLHLNSQAFFNSIKFLSCT, encoded by the coding sequence ATGAAAGAGATTAACCTATTCCGAGAAAAGTTGCAGCAACATCTGCAATGGAATAGAGCAAGACTAGCCTTTGTGTCCATGTTCTTGATCGCGCTAATGCGAGTAAAGACAGTAAACCTAGCTGAAATTGCCACAGGATTTAGTGGTTATGCCAAAGTCGAATCACACTATAAGAGGTTACAGAGATTTTTTCGAGACTTTGAAGTGGACTATGAAAAGATCGCACTCATGGTCGTCAAAGTCATGCAAATCCCCGAACCTTGGGTAATTTCTATCGACCGCACCGATTGGGAATTCGGTAAAACCGTGTTTAATGTGCTGACATTGGGAATAGTGCATTACGGTATTGCATTCCCGTTGGTATGGATGATGCTGGACAAAAAAGGTAACTCAAACACCCGTGAGCGCTGTGAATTGTGTAATCGATTTCTGGAAATATTTGGAGACCGCAAAATCGACTTTTTGAGTGCAGACCGAGAGTTTGTCGGTGAGGATTGGTTAGATTACTTGTTGTGTGAACCATGTAACCGTTTTCGTATCCGCCGTAAAAATACTTTGCTCAATGACGGGCAGAAAAAACTGCGTGCCGACATTTGTTTTCAAGACCTCCAAGTTGGTCAGTCCAAAGTATTGTCCAAGCCCAGAAAGGTTTGGAACCATTGGCTTCGTATAGCCGCTATGCGTCTTGATGATGGCGATTTATTAATTGTCGCGACGACTCATGACCCTGATACGGCTATTGCTGACTATGCTAAGCGTTGGGCTATTGAGACTTTATTCGGGTGCTTTAAAACCCGTGGCTTTTGTTTGGAGTCCACTCATCTTCAAGATCCTGAACGTCTTTCCAAACTAATTGCTTTGCTTACTCTGGCTTTATGTTGGGCTTTTTCTTCTGGGCTTTGGTTGGCTCAACTAAATCCCCTCAAGCCTAAAAAACACGGTCGTCTTCCTAAAAGCATTTTTCGCCTTGGTTTTGATTTCCTTCGTCACATCATCTTTGACTTACATCTCAATTCTCAAGCCTTCTTTAACTCCATTAAATTTTTGTCCTGTACTTAG
- a CDS encoding 4-hydroxy-3-methylbut-2-enyl diphosphate reductase: MDNTLDTQAMRRSLQKSPNYFRQGFGHGEAAESTMRSQYHSDLIQTIREHDYIYTQGDVTIYLAKSFGFCWGVERAVAMAYETRTQFPTEKVWITNEIIHNPSVNAKLKEMEVQFVPVNSDGTKDFSGIEQGDVVILPAFGASVQETQLFDRLGTKIVDTTCPWVSKVWNRVEKHKKSDFTSIVHGKYNHEETIATSSYANRYLVVLNIKEAEYVTNYMLNGGNKEEFIAKFSKAMSVGFDPDRDLERVGVANQTTMLKGETEAIGKLFERTMMQKYGVEHLNEHFLAFNTICDATQERQDAMFEIVEDPIDLMIVIGGYNSSNTTHLQEIAIERNLPSYHIDDVHRIISAEVIEHKPLGKEIEQATNWLPAGKIKIGVTSGASTPDRVVEDVINRIFELKG, encoded by the coding sequence ATGGACAATACGCTCGATACACAAGCAATGCGGAGATCTTTGCAAAAGTCTCCCAACTATTTCCGTCAAGGCTTTGGGCATGGCGAAGCAGCCGAATCGACCATGCGATCGCAATATCACAGTGACCTGATTCAAACTATTCGTGAGCATGACTATATCTACACGCAAGGCGATGTCACGATTTATTTAGCGAAATCCTTTGGCTTTTGCTGGGGTGTCGAAAGAGCAGTAGCAATGGCGTATGAAACCCGTACCCAGTTTCCGACAGAAAAAGTCTGGATTACCAATGAGATTATTCACAATCCTTCTGTTAATGCCAAATTGAAGGAAATGGAAGTTCAATTTGTTCCTGTAAACAGTGATGGAACTAAGGATTTCTCAGGCATTGAGCAGGGTGATGTGGTGATTTTGCCTGCCTTTGGCGCTAGTGTACAGGAAACCCAATTATTTGATCGCCTTGGCACGAAAATTGTTGATACCACTTGTCCTTGGGTATCCAAGGTTTGGAATCGGGTCGAGAAGCATAAGAAATCAGATTTTACCTCGATTGTGCATGGCAAATATAATCACGAAGAGACGATCGCTACAAGTTCTTACGCCAATCGCTATTTGGTAGTACTGAATATCAAAGAAGCCGAATATGTGACTAATTACATGCTCAATGGTGGCAATAAAGAAGAATTTATCGCGAAGTTCAGCAAAGCTATGTCCGTCGGGTTTGATCCAGATCGTGATTTAGAAAGAGTTGGTGTTGCTAATCAAACCACAATGCTCAAGGGCGAAACGGAAGCGATCGGCAAATTGTTTGAACGCACAATGATGCAGAAGTATGGTGTCGAACATCTCAATGAACATTTCCTTGCTTTTAATACCATTTGTGATGCCACTCAAGAGCGTCAGGATGCGATGTTTGAGATTGTTGAAGATCCGATCGATTTGATGATCGTGATTGGTGGTTATAACTCTTCTAATACCACCCATTTACAAGAAATTGCGATCGAGCGCAATCTTCCTTCCTATCACATTGATGACGTGCATCGGATTATTTCGGCTGAGGTAATTGAACATAAGCCATTAGGAAAAGAGATCGAGCAAGCTACCAATTGGCTACCCGCAGGCAAAATCAAGATTGGCGTAACTTCAGGCGCATCCACTCCTGATCGCGTTGTCGAAGATGTGATCAATCGGATTTTTGAACTCAAGGGTTAA
- a CDS encoding heavy-metal-associated domain-containing protein: protein MTIQLNTPTLACSSCVNTVTAAIKNVDANAEVQANTKTKLIVVETQASESAIREALINVGYPAA, encoded by the coding sequence ATGACTATTCAACTCAACACCCCTACTCTTGCTTGTTCTAGCTGTGTCAATACAGTTACAGCCGCAATTAAAAACGTTGATGCTAATGCAGAAGTTCAAGCTAATACCAAGACAAAACTGATTGTTGTCGAAACTCAAGCATCGGAGTCAGCAATTCGAGAAGCTCTAATTAACGTTGGCTATCCAGCTGCTTAA
- a CDS encoding ImmA/IrrE family metallo-endopeptidase — translation MPIATVKQINNQINLQTLYARLSQLGLNEEFVRSHGLPDWWCTEFEMTDSAVVTAAAYISGRFNLDLRSLLNPDLSPTFRELPRTKFKTYGIAETNYDISASEISPERLTAHHLAFRIAELVAFAYQRDYRAIAGMTASSIRAMILEKYGCVSLEGLLDFCAVYGIPVAHFEDFPNSQITKTFHGIVTNCDRRPVIVVSLGDRDVSHLASDLAFVIAHELGHIALNHLDDNETISEADMISGNLIDAEESLANQFARELIGDDVGESLSINQYLSQWLDWESLSNDNQEYLALALGLDITEVIKD, via the coding sequence ATGCCGATCGCTACAGTTAAACAAATCAATAACCAGATTAATCTCCAGACTCTGTATGCAAGATTGAGTCAATTGGGGCTAAATGAGGAATTTGTGCGATCGCATGGATTGCCTGATTGGTGGTGTACAGAATTTGAGATGACGGATAGCGCTGTGGTAACGGCGGCGGCTTATATATCAGGTCGGTTTAATTTGGATTTGCGATCGCTACTTAATCCTGATTTATCACCAACTTTTAGAGAATTGCCGAGGACAAAGTTTAAGACTTATGGAATAGCTGAGACGAACTATGATATTTCTGCGAGTGAAATTTCACCTGAGCGATTGACTGCCCATCATCTAGCTTTTCGGATTGCGGAGTTAGTGGCTTTTGCCTATCAGCGAGATTATCGTGCGATCGCAGGGATGACAGCTAGTTCTATTCGCGCCATGATTTTAGAGAAATATGGCTGTGTGAGTTTAGAGGGATTGCTAGATTTTTGTGCGGTGTATGGTATTCCTGTGGCACATTTTGAAGATTTTCCAAATTCCCAAATTACCAAAACTTTTCATGGCATCGTCACAAACTGCGATCGCCGTCCTGTAATTGTGGTGAGTCTTGGCGATCGCGATGTTAGTCATTTAGCCTCTGATTTGGCTTTTGTGATTGCCCATGAGTTAGGACATATTGCGCTCAATCATTTAGATGACAATGAGACGATTAGCGAGGCGGATATGATATCGGGTAATTTGATTGATGCTGAGGAGAGTTTAGCGAATCAGTTTGCGAGAGAGTTGATTGGTGATGATGTGGGGGAAAGTCTATCAATTAATCAGTATTTGAGTCAGTGGTTAGATTGGGAAAGTTTGAGTAATGATAATCAGGAATATTTGGCTCTGGCTTTAGGTTTGGATATTACGGAAGTTATTAAGGATTAG